The following coding sequences are from one Penaeus monodon isolate SGIC_2016 chromosome 21, NSTDA_Pmon_1, whole genome shotgun sequence window:
- the LOC119586616 gene encoding transport and Golgi organization protein 11-like has product MYSDFSNYTYDHEIAISVVPFGQNQREGQANVLLKVTQGRGQNAHKQDWSSITGLDPPFFENHFQVCFTPCSNFWNYSASPNKSLIAVVPPLATGGAAVFVVILKPSAERMSNITSPQRFSGTFDHFYDGHYEPDISTQMKVPKRIRVTGDNEDDPTVNWARYNGVNEKFEMSVPDRIVVAGGEQHIGTRGVPREVEVEKSIMPTPDPVQFRVQNVHHPSPEHLSWRTPPRTITLDSYNYPGVDDISPTEDKESSTPGSAPTILPRGSNSVMHAVSDLDLGRDTGTPGITTDLSPSEEISLLRRQVGRLNRRVMALELDTQQRAHREMIMYTLGVAYFLIKAILWINRN; this is encoded by the exons GCAATCTCTGTGGTTCCTTTTGGCCAGAACCAAAGAGAAGGACAAGCGAACGTCCTTCTTAAGGTGACACAGGGCAGGGGACAGAATGCTCATAAGCAGGACTGGTCTTCCATAAC AGGCCTTGACCCACCGTTTTTCGAAAATCATTTCCAGGTATGTTTCACACCCTGCTCTAATTTCTGGAACTACAGCGCTTCACCAAAT AAATCATTGATCGCTGTAGTTCCACCTTTGGCCACGGGCGGCGCTGCTGTCTTTGTTGTCATTCTCAAACCATCAGCTGAGAGG ATGTCAAACATAACCAGCCCTCAGCGGTTTTCAGGAACCTTTGACCACTTTTACGATGGGCATTATGAGCCAGATATTAGCACCCAGATGAAGGTGCCAAAGAGAATACGTGTGACAG gTGATAATGAGGACGACCCAACAGTTAACTGGGCTCGGTACAATGGAGTTAATGAGAAGTTCGAAATGAGTGTTCCAGATCGAATTGTTGTGGCAG GTGGAGAGCAGCACATAGGAACACGAGGAGTTCCCCGTGAAGTTGAAGTAGAGAAGTCAATAATGCCCACACCTGATCCAGTTCAGTTCAGAGTACAG AATGTACACCACCCCTCACCTGAGCATCTCTCTTGGAGG ACCCCACCTCGCACAATTACCCTCGACAGCTACAACTACCCTGGAGTTGATGATATTTCTCCGACTGAGGACAAGGAAAGCAGCACCCCAGGGTCAGCTCCCACCATCCTCCCTCGCGGCTCCAACTCAGTCATGCATGCTGT CAGTGACCTGGATCTTGG GCGTGACACAGGCACTCCTGGCATAACAACAGACCTGAGCCCAAGCGAAGAGATCTCTCTCCTCCGGCGCCAGGTTGGGAGGCTAAACCGGCGGGTGATGGCTCTAGAGCTGGACACACAGCAACGCGCACACCGGGAAATGATAATGTATACTCTTGGCGTTGCATACTTCCTCATCAAGGCCATTCTCTGGATCAACAGAAACTGA